From a single Variovorax paradoxus genomic region:
- a CDS encoding TRAP transporter large permease, whose protein sequence is MIAIVFIVAIGILIAGASLFGVQGHAAAAAASASVPWWALAAVLVAFVGFFAGGIYVGAALAVLSLLAGFGLSDRPFWNFIGEMIWSPSTNFVLVSVPLFLLMGEVMLRAGLSERLYRALNIWMGRLPGGLLHTNIISCGVFSAVAGSSVATAATMGSVALPYFEKSHYPPKLVLGSLAAGGALGNLIPPGITFIIYGLITETSVGALYLAAVGPSILVVLLFTAVILYYSYRLKLHGDEASKAIGWKHRIASLSDLVPTALLIALVLGTIYAGWATPTESAALGVAGSLVLALADRKLKWKMLAESMRATARTTSMIALILFGAYFLNYILSSLGIPQMLAKFLTGLPFPGWVIMLVIIGFYLALGTFMEGMSMVITTIPLLFPVVTALGYDPIWFGVVITMLVEIAMISPPDGTVLYVLQGMRRQPGPITDVFAGVLPFMFVYMLAIIVLMVFPAIALWLPAYLM, encoded by the coding sequence ATGATCGCCATCGTCTTCATCGTCGCCATCGGCATCCTGATTGCCGGTGCATCGCTCTTCGGCGTGCAGGGGCATGCGGCCGCGGCCGCCGCTTCAGCCAGCGTGCCCTGGTGGGCGCTGGCCGCGGTGCTGGTCGCCTTCGTCGGCTTCTTTGCCGGCGGCATCTATGTGGGCGCGGCACTGGCCGTGCTCTCGCTGCTGGCGGGTTTCGGCCTGTCGGACCGGCCGTTCTGGAACTTCATCGGCGAGATGATCTGGAGCCCCTCGACCAACTTCGTGCTGGTGTCGGTGCCGCTCTTCCTGCTGATGGGGGAGGTGATGCTGCGCGCCGGCCTTTCGGAGCGGCTGTACCGCGCGCTCAACATCTGGATGGGCCGGCTGCCCGGCGGTCTGCTGCACACCAACATCATCTCGTGCGGCGTGTTTTCGGCCGTGGCCGGCTCCAGCGTGGCCACCGCCGCAACCATGGGCTCGGTGGCGCTGCCGTACTTTGAGAAGAGCCATTACCCGCCGAAGCTGGTGCTCGGCTCGCTGGCCGCGGGCGGTGCGCTGGGCAACCTGATCCCGCCGGGCATTACCTTCATCATCTACGGGCTGATCACCGAGACCTCGGTGGGCGCGCTGTACCTGGCGGCGGTGGGGCCGAGCATCCTGGTGGTGCTGCTGTTCACCGCGGTGATCCTGTACTACAGCTACAGGCTGAAGCTGCACGGCGACGAGGCCTCGAAAGCCATCGGCTGGAAGCACCGCATCGCGAGCCTGTCGGACCTGGTGCCCACGGCGCTGCTCATCGCGCTGGTGCTGGGCACCATCTACGCCGGCTGGGCCACGCCCACCGAGTCGGCCGCGCTGGGCGTGGCAGGCAGCCTGGTGCTGGCGCTGGCGGACCGCAAGCTCAAGTGGAAGATGCTGGCCGAGTCGATGCGCGCCACCGCGCGCACCACCTCGATGATCGCGCTGATCCTGTTCGGCGCGTACTTCCTGAACTACATCCTGTCGTCGCTGGGCATTCCGCAGATGCTCGCGAAGTTCCTGACCGGGCTGCCGTTCCCGGGCTGGGTGATCATGCTGGTGATCATCGGCTTCTACCTGGCGCTGGGCACCTTCATGGAAGGCATGTCGATGGTGATCACCACCATTCCGCTGCTGTTCCCGGTGGTCACGGCGCTCGGCTACGACCCGATCTGGTTCGGCGTGGTGATCACCATGCTGGTCGAGATCGCCATGATCAGCCCGCCCGACGGCACCGTGCTCTATGTGCTGCAGGGCATGCGGCGGCAGCCCGGCCCCATCACCGACGTCTTTGCCGGCGTGCTGCCCTTCATGTTCGTCTACATGCTCGCGATCATCGTGCTGATGGTGTTCCCCGCCATCGCGCTGTGGCTGCCGGCCTATCTCATGTGA
- a CDS encoding LysR family transcriptional regulator yields the protein MNVRFLEAFVWVAKLGSFKAAAEKMHTTQAGISSRIATLEEQFGVRLFDREHRGVMLTYQGTELMPHAERMIEMQARMVAAMGQTDAFSGMLRIGVIETVAHTWLPDLFSRFAEKYPNATLELISDITPRLRDDLLRGTLDCAILSEEITPGFIDNRRIANLAMRWVTSPLLALKFPSRKLLSFADIATQPIISFNRESSVYRNIAQNASGCTNLRVSYFSSLGAMIDLARTGFGTALLPLAVIQQDLLHGKLVVLDVDPVPIALPLVASMRLEPASPLAEALVGMAQISCEQFIATCRDDVLAP from the coding sequence CCGCCGAGAAGATGCACACCACGCAGGCCGGCATTTCCAGCCGCATCGCCACGCTCGAAGAGCAGTTCGGCGTGCGCCTGTTCGACCGCGAGCACCGCGGCGTGATGCTCACCTACCAGGGCACCGAGCTCATGCCGCATGCAGAACGCATGATCGAGATGCAGGCGCGCATGGTCGCGGCCATGGGCCAGACCGATGCCTTCTCGGGCATGCTGCGCATCGGTGTGATCGAGACGGTGGCGCACACCTGGCTGCCCGACCTGTTCTCGCGCTTCGCCGAGAAATACCCCAACGCCACGCTGGAGCTGATCTCCGACATCACGCCCAGGCTGCGCGACGATCTGCTGCGCGGCACGCTCGACTGCGCCATCCTGTCGGAAGAGATCACCCCGGGCTTCATCGACAACCGGCGCATCGCCAACCTGGCGATGCGATGGGTCACGAGCCCGTTGCTGGCGCTCAAGTTCCCGTCGCGCAAGCTGCTGTCCTTTGCCGACATCGCCACGCAGCCCATCATCTCGTTCAACCGCGAATCGAGCGTCTACCGCAACATCGCCCAGAACGCGAGCGGCTGCACCAACCTGCGCGTGAGCTACTTCTCGTCGCTGGGCGCGATGATCGACCTGGCGCGCACGGGCTTCGGCACGGCGCTGCTGCCACTGGCCGTGATCCAGCAGGACCTGCTGCACGGCAAGCTGGTGGTGCTGGACGTCGACCCGGTGCCTATTGCGCTGCCGCTGGTCGCCAGCATGCGGCTGGAGCCGGCGTCGCCCCTGGCCGAGGCGCTGGTCGGCATGGCGCAAATATCGTGCGAGCAGTTCATCGCCACCTGCCGCGACGACGTGCTCGCGCCCTGA
- a CDS encoding cupin domain-containing protein has protein sequence MHKLMTEKTHREFFAIRPDAESTEWLPVPCAAGRIEELLLADNLDTAARTGSRTRLARWSAGALIDRPVVHDFHEEVFIVEGELVVGCDAEGEGGEPFGPYTFACRPPGAVHGPFASRTGCVLFEIQYYE, from the coding sequence ATGCACAAGCTCATGACCGAGAAAACGCATCGCGAGTTCTTCGCGATCCGCCCCGATGCGGAGTCGACCGAATGGTTGCCGGTGCCTTGCGCCGCGGGGCGCATCGAGGAACTGCTGCTGGCCGACAACCTCGACACCGCCGCGCGCACCGGCTCGCGCACCCGACTGGCCCGCTGGTCGGCCGGCGCGCTGATCGACCGGCCCGTGGTGCACGACTTCCACGAAGAGGTCTTCATCGTCGAAGGCGAGCTGGTGGTCGGCTGCGACGCGGAAGGCGAGGGCGGAGAACCCTTCGGCCCCTACACCTTCGCCTGCCGCCCGCCGGGGGCGGTGCACGGCCCCTTCGCGTCGCGCACCGGCTGCGTGCTGTTCGAGATCCAGTACTACGAATGA
- a CDS encoding TRAP transporter substrate-binding protein — MKRSLSSLASVAVAAALLAGAAAAQVPAGPKLAVQAITQVAPNLPQYTKVDQPLLRDGIAKATGGRVELTLSSWPERNVNGPEVLRLVRSGQVDIAAAPLTTVSGDVPMLDGVDLAGMNADIAQARKVADAMVPVANKELERLGIKLVATYPFSGQMLFCRKPVASLADLKGLKVRTNGPSASDLIKSLGGQPVSLAFGEVYTALERGTVDCGITGAGSGNGVKWPEVTTHLYTLPLSWSTSGYFVNLAWWNKLDPAIRTQFEKTMSEVQEAQWKLGVEATNDGIACNVGRAADCKLHTLMKKPMVEARPEAGIGASLQKHLADDVLPGWIKRCGERCAAVYADVIAPITGIKYAAK; from the coding sequence ATGAAGCGTTCGCTGTCTTCCCTCGCATCCGTCGCCGTGGCCGCCGCGCTGCTGGCCGGTGCCGCTGCCGCCCAGGTGCCGGCCGGCCCGAAGCTCGCCGTGCAGGCCATCACGCAGGTGGCGCCCAACCTGCCGCAGTACACCAAGGTCGACCAGCCGCTGCTGCGCGACGGCATCGCCAAGGCGACCGGCGGCCGCGTGGAGCTCACGCTCTCGTCCTGGCCCGAGCGCAACGTGAACGGCCCCGAAGTCCTTCGCCTGGTGCGCTCGGGCCAGGTCGACATCGCCGCCGCACCGCTCACCACCGTGTCGGGCGACGTGCCGATGCTCGACGGCGTCGACCTCGCGGGCATGAACGCCGACATCGCCCAGGCCCGCAAGGTGGCCGACGCGATGGTGCCGGTCGCCAACAAGGAACTGGAGCGCCTGGGCATCAAGCTGGTCGCGACCTATCCGTTCTCGGGCCAGATGCTGTTCTGCCGCAAGCCCGTGGCAAGCCTGGCCGACCTCAAGGGCCTGAAGGTGCGCACCAACGGCCCGTCGGCCTCGGACCTGATCAAGTCGCTCGGCGGCCAGCCGGTGTCGCTGGCTTTCGGCGAGGTCTACACCGCGCTGGAACGCGGCACGGTCGACTGCGGCATCACCGGCGCCGGTTCGGGCAATGGCGTGAAGTGGCCCGAGGTCACGACGCACCTCTACACGCTGCCGCTCTCGTGGTCGACCTCGGGCTACTTCGTCAACCTGGCATGGTGGAACAAGCTCGACCCGGCAATCCGCACACAGTTCGAGAAGACGATGAGCGAGGTGCAGGAAGCGCAGTGGAAGCTGGGCGTGGAAGCCACCAATGACGGCATCGCCTGCAACGTCGGCCGCGCCGCAGACTGCAAGCTGCACACGCTGATGAAGAAGCCCATGGTCGAAGCCAGGCCCGAGGCCGGCATCGGCGCGTCGCTGCAGAAGCACCTGGCCGATGACGTGCTGCCCGGCTGGATCAAGCGCTGCGGCGAGCGCTGCGCGGCGGTCTACGCCGACGTGATCGCCCCAATCACCGGCATCAAGTACGCCGCGAAATAA
- a CDS encoding TRAP transporter small permease subunit: MFKMLEWVSAKAMTIAGWCYLVITLLICFDIAARRLLGFSTEATTEVTGYLMAIGMSWGLAGTLFERGHVRIDVLVQKMPLKLRVWLHLASLIALMAASGFFAWGAFSLAKDSWDFSATDLSALHTPLALPQGLWAAGLGLLLLAVVALAARAVRQLATNDADGMDRMLMSRTYVDEAAETLEAVAEAQQGMQQPAVPAAAAGVSR; the protein is encoded by the coding sequence ATGTTCAAGATGCTTGAATGGGTGAGCGCCAAGGCGATGACCATCGCCGGCTGGTGCTACCTCGTGATCACCCTGCTGATCTGCTTCGACATCGCGGCCCGGCGCCTGCTGGGCTTCTCGACCGAGGCGACGACCGAAGTCACCGGCTACCTCATGGCCATCGGCATGAGCTGGGGCCTGGCGGGCACGCTGTTCGAGCGCGGCCATGTGCGCATCGACGTGCTGGTGCAGAAGATGCCGCTGAAGCTGCGCGTCTGGCTGCACCTGGCGTCGCTCATCGCGCTCATGGCCGCTTCGGGCTTCTTCGCCTGGGGCGCCTTCTCGCTCGCCAAGGACTCGTGGGACTTCAGCGCCACCGACCTGTCGGCGCTGCACACGCCGCTGGCCCTGCCGCAGGGCCTGTGGGCCGCCGGCCTGGGCCTGCTGCTGCTGGCCGTGGTCGCGCTGGCCGCGCGCGCGGTGCGCCAGCTCGCCACCAATGACGCCGACGGCATGGACCGCATGCTGATGTCGCGCACCTACGTCGACGAAGCCGCCGAGACGCTGGAGGCCGTGGCCGAAGCGCAGCAAGGCATGCAGCAACCCGCCGTGCCCGCGGCGGCAGCAGGAGTCTCCCGATGA